Proteins co-encoded in one Callospermophilus lateralis isolate mCalLat2 chromosome 2, mCalLat2.hap1, whole genome shotgun sequence genomic window:
- the B3gnt6 gene encoding acetylgalactosaminyl-O-glycosyl-glycoprotein beta-1,3-N-acetylglucosaminyltransferase: protein MAFPCRRTMNPKTLACLLVGMSFLALRLWLLQAPRSQQEQKGEGPTDASDTPAAAEQPAALQLHQGLPCVANASANRTEDFEQLPARIQDFLRYRHCRHFPLLWDAPAKCAGRRGVFLLLAVKSSPANYERRELIRRTWGQERRYRGQQVRRLFLLGTPAPEEAQAPQLAELVRLEAREHRDMLQWAFVDTFLNLTLKHVHLLDWLAARCPQARFLLSGDDDVFVHTANVLSFLETQLPDRHLFTGQLMDGSVPIRDSWSKYFVPPQLFPGKAYPVYCSGGGFVLSRHTARALRTAARHTPLFPIDDAYMGMCLQRAGLQPSGHEGIRPFGVHLPGAQKPSFDPCMYRELLLVHRFAPYEMLLMWKALHNPALSCGRGHRVS, encoded by the coding sequence ATGGCTTTTCCCTGCCGAAGGACCATGAATCCCAAGACTCTGGCCTGCCTTCTAGTGGGCATGAGTTTCTTGGCACTTCGCCTCTGGCTCCTCCAAGCCCCGAGGTCCCAGCAGGAACAGAAAGGGGAGGGCCCCACGGACGCTAGCGACACTCCCGCTGCTGCGGAACAGCCCGCTGCGCTCCAGCTCCACCAGGGGCTCCCGTGCGTGGCCAATGCCTCCGCGAACCGCACTGAAGACTTCGAGCAGCTACCGGCAAGGATCCAAGACTTTCTGCGGTACCGCCACTGCCGCCACTTCCCACTCCTCTGGGACGCGCCAGCCAAGTGCGCGGGCCGCCGCGGCGTCTTCCTGCTCCTGGCGGTGAAGTCGTCGCCCGCGAACTACGAGAGGCGTGAGCTCATCCGTCGCACGTGGGGACAGGAACGCAGGTACAGAGGGCAGCAAGTGCGCCGCCTCTTCCTGCTGGGGACCCCGGCGCCGGAGGAGGCGCAGGCGCCGCAGCTCGCCGAGCTGGTGCGCCTAGAGGCGCGCGAGCACCGCGACATGCTGCAGTGGGCCTTCGTCGACACCTTCCTCAACCTCACGCTCAAGCACGTGCACCTGCTCGACTGGCTGGCGGCGCGCTGCCCGCAGGCCCGCTTCCTGCTCAGCGGCGACGACGACGTCTTTGTGCACACAGCCAACGTGCTTAGCTTCCTAGAGACACAGTTGCCCGACCGCCACCTCTTCACCGGGCAGCTCATGGACGGCTCAGTGCCCATCCGGGACAGCTGGAGCAAGTACTTTGTGCCCCCACAGCTCTTCCCTGGGAAGGCCTACCCAGTGTACTGCAGCGGCGGCGGCTTCGTCCTGTCCCGCCACACGGCCCGGGCCCTGCGCACAGCGGCACGCCACACCCCTCTCTTCCCCATAGATGACGCCTACATGGGCATGTGCCTGCAGCGCGCTGGCCTACAGCCTAGTGGCCACGAGGGCATCCGGCCCTTTGGCGTGCATCTGCCCGGCGCCCAGAAGCCCTCCTTCGACCCCTGCATGTACCGCGAGCTGCTGCTAGTGCACCGCTTCGCGCCCTATGAGATGCTGCTCATGTGGAAGGCACTTCACAACCCGGCGCTGAGCTGTGGCCGGGGACACAGGGTTTCCTGA